A single region of the Penaeus chinensis breed Huanghai No. 1 chromosome 41, ASM1920278v2, whole genome shotgun sequence genome encodes:
- the LOC125047529 gene encoding nucleolar transcription factor 1-like isoform X1 — MGKKSKPSVAPMMEILNENKKKKKKKHTSEPEEVPVEPVIQEKSKKKKKLDNNLNIENSPVKEDAPLETEESGAEMPAVKKKKKKKHKKEGHDDSLNDSENMTDFQKSPKKRTSSSEVKSPPKKMKKDKSKAAVDEEEEEKEPINSNEAALDLWTTEEKLMLISKMQEKLQPNDKISYRRRIAGSKWNWNDLTFGNKTAKECEEQFLEIIDSINKIKTLEQILTEAEQLTRSGGLRKKNLNAFQYFMRENTQTLKTGGKNENLRGRELFSVLINNWYSLDESEKGRYKTLAKEEASSKEGHPVSSPRLPFEIYYSIESEKIGSKNKQLKAELRTKYNALKKKTKLKYIEESFKEFHKYKIEVAEYLKINPSYKTVKKFPNKEEAELFLINHLKMPREPPYQPSTAYYHQLMEEGKLDDLPGKERLITATRQFANLPLAEQTAITEQTKQRYEEYREQVAQWKEQQDEHIMDIVNRYFPETTKKAKKEKTPKVKTSMNKFENVQVTAMNAPKFSELPKKPPRTGFLLFSAKFEHKMKGKFSDVKERKESCKDYWNKLPEEHKQIYRNRSRELQEEYKSNLLEFVENLEEAERVMYLGHYRKQVRAYFCRDIFEEKYPNKVYPVYISSPKKKVKSTVNGVTVKDEAIDSDEDELPVAKNKTKGKKVEQEIQNALSSSSDDSSDQEEEEESNNEMKETWHQPQMKRQEASDSSESSSDEEVATMQRKTIKSPKQRQQQSNHSEVRASPPKRQTPAKGNTRSNSSEDSSSDESDIIKPSWRTPTQKPSIQRDESSEDFDSDD, encoded by the exons ATGGGGAAGAAGTCAAAACCTTCTGTGGCTCCTATGATGGAGATTTTAAATG aaaataagaaaaagaaaaagaagaagcatacTAGTGAACCAGAAGAAGTGCCAGTTGAACCAGTAATCCAag agaaatctaaaaaaaagaagaaattagataataatctcaacatagaaAACTCTCCTGTCAAGGAAGATGCGCCATTAGAGACTGAAGAATCAGGAGCTGAAATGCCGGCtgtcaaaaagaagaagaagaagaagcacaaaAAGGAAGGACATGATGATAGCCTG aaTGATAGTGAGAATATGACAGATTTTCAGAAGTCTCCCAAGAAACGGACATCATCTTCTGAGGTAAAATCTCCAcctaagaaaatgaagaaagacaaGAGTAAGGCTGCtgttgatgaagaggaggaggaaaaggagccaATTAACAGTAATGAAGCAG CACTTGACCTGTGGACGACTGAGGAGAAGTTGATGCTGATTTCAAAAATGCAGGAAAAGCTGCAGCCAAACGACAAAATCAGTTACAGAAGAAGAATTGCTGGTTCAAAATGGAACTGGAATGATTTAACCTTTGGAAACAAGACTGCCAAAGAGTGTGAAGAACAGTTCCTTGAGATTATTGACAGCATTAATAAAATCAA aaCACTGGAACAGATATTGACCGAAGCAGAGCAACTGACCAGATCAGGAGGGTTACGAAAGAAGAATCTGAATGCATTCCAGTATTTCATGAGGGAAAACACCCAGACACTGAAGACAGGTGGCAAAAATGAAAACCTGCGTggt AGAGAATTGTTCTCGGTTCTGATTAACAACTGGTACAGTTTAGAtgaaagtgaaaagggaagatACAAAACCTTGGCAAAAGAAGAAGCAAGTTC cAAGGAAGGTCATCCAGTATCATCTCCTAGACTGCCATTTGAG ATATATTATAGCATTGAAAGTGAAAAGATTGGATCGAAGAACAAGCAGCTGAAAGCCGAGTTGAGGACCAAATATAATGCATTAAAGAAGAAAACCAAGTTGAAGTACATAGAGGAGTCCTTCAAGGAATTCCATAAATATAAG ATAGAGGTAGCTGAATATCTAAAAATAAACCCATCATATAAGACAGTGAAGAAGTTTCCCAATAAAGAAGAAGCTGAGCTCTTTTTGATAAA CCACTTGAAGATGCCCAGAGAGCCCCCATACCAACCGTCAACTGCCTATTATCATCAGCTCATGGAGGAAGGGAAGCTTGATGACCTGCCTGGCAAGGAAAGGCTGATTACTGCAACACGACAGTTCGCTAATCTCCCATTAGCAGAACAAACAGCTATCACAGAGCAGACAAAGCAG agGTATGAAGAATACCGTGAGCAGGTGGCTCAGTGGAAAGAACAGCAAGATGAACATATAATGGATATAGTTAATCGTTACTTCCCG GAAACCAccaagaaagcaaagaaagaaaaaaccccgAAAGTTAAAACTAGCATGAATAAATTTGAAAATGTGCAAGTCACTGCCATGAACGCTCCCAAATTCAGTGAATTACCCAAGAAGCCTCCTCGAACTGGATTTTTGTTGTTCAGTGCTAAATTTGAACACAAAATGAAGGGCAAATTTTCAgatgtgaaagagaggaaagaaagctgTAAGGATTACTGGAATAAATTACCTGAGGAACACAAACAGATTTACAGGAATCGGTCTAGGGAGTTGCAGGAAGAATATAAGAGCAATTTGTTGGAGTTTGTAGAAAATCTGGAAGAGGCTGAACGTGTCATGTACTTGGGACATTACCGCAAACAAGTCAGAGCCTACTTCTGTCGTGATATATTTGAGGAGAAATACCCTAATAAAGTATATCCAGTATATATTTCAAGCCCAAAGAAAAAAGTCAAAAGCACAGTAAATGGTGTGACAGTAAAAGACGAAGCAATAGATTCGGATGAAGATGAGCTGCCTGTTgccaagaataaaacaaaaggcaAGAAAGTAGAACAAGAAATCCAAAATGCTTTAAGCAGTTCGTCAGATGATTCTTCTgatcaagaggaagaagaagaaagtaataatGAGATGAAAGAAACTTGGCATCAACCCCAGATGAAAAGACAAGAGGCTTCGGACTCAAGTGAATCCAGCTCAGATGAAGAAGTTGCCACTATGCAAAGAAAAACCATCAAATCTCCAAAACAGAGGCAACAGCAGAGTAACCATTCTGAGGTTCGTGCAAGTCCACCAAAGAGACAGACACCAGCTAAAGGAAACACCAGATCAAATTCGAGTGAAGACAGCAGCTCAGATGAAAGTGACATTATAAAACCAAGCTGGAGGACTCCTACACAGAAACCTTCAATTCAG AGAGATGAGAGTTCAGAAGATTTTGATTCGGATgattaa
- the LOC125047529 gene encoding nucleolar transcription factor 1-A-like isoform X2, which produces MGKKSKPSVAPMMEILNEKSKKKKKLDNNLNIENSPVKEDAPLETEESGAEMPAVKKKKKKKHKKEGHDDSLNDSENMTDFQKSPKKRTSSSEVKSPPKKMKKDKSKAAVDEEEEEKEPINSNEAALDLWTTEEKLMLISKMQEKLQPNDKISYRRRIAGSKWNWNDLTFGNKTAKECEEQFLEIIDSINKIKTLEQILTEAEQLTRSGGLRKKNLNAFQYFMRENTQTLKTGGKNENLRGRELFSVLINNWYSLDESEKGRYKTLAKEEASSKEGHPVSSPRLPFEIYYSIESEKIGSKNKQLKAELRTKYNALKKKTKLKYIEESFKEFHKYKIEVAEYLKINPSYKTVKKFPNKEEAELFLINHLKMPREPPYQPSTAYYHQLMEEGKLDDLPGKERLITATRQFANLPLAEQTAITEQTKQRYEEYREQVAQWKEQQDEHIMDIVNRYFPETTKKAKKEKTPKVKTSMNKFENVQVTAMNAPKFSELPKKPPRTGFLLFSAKFEHKMKGKFSDVKERKESCKDYWNKLPEEHKQIYRNRSRELQEEYKSNLLEFVENLEEAERVMYLGHYRKQVRAYFCRDIFEEKYPNKVYPVYISSPKKKVKSTVNGVTVKDEAIDSDEDELPVAKNKTKGKKVEQEIQNALSSSSDDSSDQEEEEESNNEMKETWHQPQMKRQEASDSSESSSDEEVATMQRKTIKSPKQRQQQSNHSEVRASPPKRQTPAKGNTRSNSSEDSSSDESDIIKPSWRTPTQKPSIQRDESSEDFDSDD; this is translated from the exons ATGGGGAAGAAGTCAAAACCTTCTGTGGCTCCTATGATGGAGATTTTAAATG agaaatctaaaaaaaagaagaaattagataataatctcaacatagaaAACTCTCCTGTCAAGGAAGATGCGCCATTAGAGACTGAAGAATCAGGAGCTGAAATGCCGGCtgtcaaaaagaagaagaagaagaagcacaaaAAGGAAGGACATGATGATAGCCTG aaTGATAGTGAGAATATGACAGATTTTCAGAAGTCTCCCAAGAAACGGACATCATCTTCTGAGGTAAAATCTCCAcctaagaaaatgaagaaagacaaGAGTAAGGCTGCtgttgatgaagaggaggaggaaaaggagccaATTAACAGTAATGAAGCAG CACTTGACCTGTGGACGACTGAGGAGAAGTTGATGCTGATTTCAAAAATGCAGGAAAAGCTGCAGCCAAACGACAAAATCAGTTACAGAAGAAGAATTGCTGGTTCAAAATGGAACTGGAATGATTTAACCTTTGGAAACAAGACTGCCAAAGAGTGTGAAGAACAGTTCCTTGAGATTATTGACAGCATTAATAAAATCAA aaCACTGGAACAGATATTGACCGAAGCAGAGCAACTGACCAGATCAGGAGGGTTACGAAAGAAGAATCTGAATGCATTCCAGTATTTCATGAGGGAAAACACCCAGACACTGAAGACAGGTGGCAAAAATGAAAACCTGCGTggt AGAGAATTGTTCTCGGTTCTGATTAACAACTGGTACAGTTTAGAtgaaagtgaaaagggaagatACAAAACCTTGGCAAAAGAAGAAGCAAGTTC cAAGGAAGGTCATCCAGTATCATCTCCTAGACTGCCATTTGAG ATATATTATAGCATTGAAAGTGAAAAGATTGGATCGAAGAACAAGCAGCTGAAAGCCGAGTTGAGGACCAAATATAATGCATTAAAGAAGAAAACCAAGTTGAAGTACATAGAGGAGTCCTTCAAGGAATTCCATAAATATAAG ATAGAGGTAGCTGAATATCTAAAAATAAACCCATCATATAAGACAGTGAAGAAGTTTCCCAATAAAGAAGAAGCTGAGCTCTTTTTGATAAA CCACTTGAAGATGCCCAGAGAGCCCCCATACCAACCGTCAACTGCCTATTATCATCAGCTCATGGAGGAAGGGAAGCTTGATGACCTGCCTGGCAAGGAAAGGCTGATTACTGCAACACGACAGTTCGCTAATCTCCCATTAGCAGAACAAACAGCTATCACAGAGCAGACAAAGCAG agGTATGAAGAATACCGTGAGCAGGTGGCTCAGTGGAAAGAACAGCAAGATGAACATATAATGGATATAGTTAATCGTTACTTCCCG GAAACCAccaagaaagcaaagaaagaaaaaaccccgAAAGTTAAAACTAGCATGAATAAATTTGAAAATGTGCAAGTCACTGCCATGAACGCTCCCAAATTCAGTGAATTACCCAAGAAGCCTCCTCGAACTGGATTTTTGTTGTTCAGTGCTAAATTTGAACACAAAATGAAGGGCAAATTTTCAgatgtgaaagagaggaaagaaagctgTAAGGATTACTGGAATAAATTACCTGAGGAACACAAACAGATTTACAGGAATCGGTCTAGGGAGTTGCAGGAAGAATATAAGAGCAATTTGTTGGAGTTTGTAGAAAATCTGGAAGAGGCTGAACGTGTCATGTACTTGGGACATTACCGCAAACAAGTCAGAGCCTACTTCTGTCGTGATATATTTGAGGAGAAATACCCTAATAAAGTATATCCAGTATATATTTCAAGCCCAAAGAAAAAAGTCAAAAGCACAGTAAATGGTGTGACAGTAAAAGACGAAGCAATAGATTCGGATGAAGATGAGCTGCCTGTTgccaagaataaaacaaaaggcaAGAAAGTAGAACAAGAAATCCAAAATGCTTTAAGCAGTTCGTCAGATGATTCTTCTgatcaagaggaagaagaagaaagtaataatGAGATGAAAGAAACTTGGCATCAACCCCAGATGAAAAGACAAGAGGCTTCGGACTCAAGTGAATCCAGCTCAGATGAAGAAGTTGCCACTATGCAAAGAAAAACCATCAAATCTCCAAAACAGAGGCAACAGCAGAGTAACCATTCTGAGGTTCGTGCAAGTCCACCAAAGAGACAGACACCAGCTAAAGGAAACACCAGATCAAATTCGAGTGAAGACAGCAGCTCAGATGAAAGTGACATTATAAAACCAAGCTGGAGGACTCCTACACAGAAACCTTCAATTCAG AGAGATGAGAGTTCAGAAGATTTTGATTCGGATgattaa